In Columba livia isolate bColLiv1 breed racing homer chromosome 25, bColLiv1.pat.W.v2, whole genome shotgun sequence, the following proteins share a genomic window:
- the GFRA2 gene encoding GDNF family receptor alpha-2, with translation MILANAFCIVLFVDEILRSLAGPPSPPGQDPHGWRVPVDCVRANELCAAEPSCSSRYRTLRQCLAGRDRNTMLANKECQVALEVLQESPLYDCRCKRGMKKELQCLQIYWSIHLGLTEGEEFYEASPYEPVTSRLTDIFRLASIFSGMDPATTSKSNHCLDAAKACNLNDNCKRLRSGYISTCSREISATEHCSRRKCHKALRQFFDRVPSEYTYRLLFCSCKDQACAERRRQTIVPSCSYEDKEKPNCLDLRNVCRTDHLCRSRLADFHANCQTSFQSPTSCPGGNYQACLGSYAGLIGFDMTPNYVDASPTSITISPWCSCKGSGNMEEECEKFLRDFTENPCLRNAIQAFGNGTDVNLSPKNPSSPITLPPKTEKSPALPDDINDSNTMYDTSVITTCTSIQEHGPKLNKSKEQSLCYSETQLTTDIMPDQKTFVDQKAGGNRHWAGQILPLVPVLLLLLLGS, from the exons ATGATCTTGGCAAACGCGTTCTGCATCGTCCTCTTCGTAG ATGAGATCCTGCGCTCGCTGGCTGGCCCCCCGTCCCCCCCGGGGCAGGACCCCCATGGCTGGCGGGTGCCCGTGGACTGTGTCCGAGCCAACGAGCTGTGTGCGGCCgagcccagctgcagctcccgctACCGCACGCTGCGGCAGTGCCTGGCCGGCCGCGACAGGAACACCATGCTGGCCAACAAGGAGTGCCAGGTGGCCCTGGAAGTGCTGCAGGAGAGTCCCCTCTACGACTGCCGCTGCAAGCGAGGGATGAAGAAGGAGCTTCAGTGCCTTCAGATCTACTGGAGTATACACCTCGGGCTGACCGAAG GAGAAGAATTTTATGAAGCTTCCCCCTATGAGCCGGTCACCTCTCGTCTCACTGATATATTCAGACTTGCTTCAATTTTCTCAG GAATGGACCCCGCCACCACCTCCAAAAGCAACCACTGCCTGGACGCGGCCAAAGCCTGCAACCTGAACGACAACTGCAAGCGCCTGCGCTCGGGCTACATCTCCACGTGCAGCAGGGAGATCTCAGCCACCGAGCACTGCAGCCGCAGGAAATGCCACAAGGCTCTGCGCCAGTTCTTCGACCGCGTCCCCAGCGAGTACACCTACCGCCTCCTCTTCTGCTCCTGCAAGGACCAAGCGTGCGCCGAGCGCCGGCGACAAACCATCGTCCCCTCCTGCTCCTACGAGGACAAGGAGAAGCCCAACTGCCTGGACCTGCGCAACGTGTGCCGGACGGATCATCTCTGCCG GTCCCGACTGGCCGATTTCCATGCCAACTGCCAAACCTCCTTCCAGTCCCCGACCAGCTGCCCTGGGGGCAACTACCAGGCGTGCCTGGGCTCCTACGCGGGGCTCATCG GTTTCGACATGACGCCCAACTACGTCGACGCCAGCCCCACCAGCATCACCATCTCGCCCTGGTGCTCCTGCAAAGGCAGCGGGAACATGGAGGAGGAGTGCGAGAAGTTCCTCCGAGACTTCACGGAAAACCCTTGTCTTC GAAATGCCATCCAAGCCTTTGGGAACGGCACCGACGTGAACCTCTCCCCCAAGAACCCCTCGTCCCCCATCACCCTCCCACCGAAGACGGAGAAGAGCCCTGCCCTGCCGGATGACATCAATGACAGCAACACCATGTACGACACGAGTGTCATCACCACCTGCACCTCCATCCAG GAGCACGGACCGAAGCTAAACAAGTCCAAAGAGCAGAGCCTGTGTTACTCAGAG ACCCAGCTGACCACGGACATCATGCCGGACCAGAAGACCTTTGTGGACCAGAAGGCAGGTGGCAACCGACACTGGGCGGGACAAATCCTGCCCCTcgtgcctgtgctgctgctgctgctgctgggctcctAG